A part of Syngnathoides biaculeatus isolate LvHL_M chromosome 21, ASM1980259v1, whole genome shotgun sequence genomic DNA contains:
- the znf638 gene encoding uncharacterized protein znf638: protein MSRPQYNPYAPEPRDAERDTRTTSTLVGLGPGLGTTAGGSRGSGSMAIPSLVPNYRPKQRAKTNDDIQTLAQVGPGRELLSPGAAANSYQNSSRRSDGGGSSFNCLSSYDQATADDTSAFYHPLTLPGRSSFSASGEEDRDLRSISGHHYDKRNVAQSSEPAQPKFTSETAANILGHFGLEKDDLEHLISYPEDQITPANLPFILRQIRIQKSKKGQSKPIPEPAPARGDNWGSPGLGGIKREDKPSTLLQSSTIIDYGHTSKYAGRVEVNFESRAERAEGDNQMTVDSLGRRSGGQELVQQAGRSPSLVPSSLDQQASSSSFFTSNLTSATPKIPTKQAPSSAQSMFPSFPLLAKDIDGKDVKSQAPNPPYTFDRVQAAPKPTVKQHRGVHCSRPGLVVLGSYDYTGGTDDQFNSQSSAMTEMSLKQRKPTQQQNIKTGQQQKQESTRKPPQVKKQQQQQQQAPKTPLKPQPANPTPRPAVTEALLPTPPQLTQMTWQQGFTAAQDFHPIPPTFPSFSSRPALPSFASHLRTGAPCLPQPQAQMSASTDLQTTAMMLDYVAATPRVFPHTCSLCKKRCALMKDWLDHQNSTLHLESCKVFSKKYPQWDAEGSNFLKDKEERKSALTPQSPSQKPLRSDCSSSRRRRSSSSDPVREKRRRTRSRSPHSSRYRRRSRSHSSSSSDYGRSHPRSYERRPVRRSQDDQQQSSSSGRSRERTSSRRRSSSRGHDKGPSPKRTRERRLPSKRSREGSRDPPNTQQTSTRAESLAKKLLESSAVQSLSEESDMEAMVKTLAPALLAELAKLKTARSSSSKGTAASASTAASAANKKPVGAKSTGGRQKTSSEKTEAAKASVPTIVTLGGVPSSLSYGDIVAVAEQYGKTKSVVLFRARREAIVCYETQKDAEKLRKTTNLTVQGWPISIVEDKESLPGVQKTHPQKNCPAASKASKTQLSKSTSAVPGAKGKAKSVLSKQTTETVKKAETSKVKLRAGAVRKKVNAAVEQHNAVAETTEPELAEMVEAPQQGGAESELLTEDVSRTEAGPCSAAEERNQQGTAPQVEPTEVPVPLQGDARDAEGTAEQQQAETLTDAAFAEEAVTPCGSDAAVKDDAAAPRPPNAIVKEDVMAPHGHDAAVKEDAGAPRDSDAAVEENTAAPSGPDATVVEDAVAPSGSEDAVAPSGPDAAVVEDAVAPSGPDAAVVEDAVATSGPDAAVVEDGVAPSGPDAAVEEDGVAPSGPDAAVEEDAVAPSGPDAAVAPCSSYAAETLTVGERMKEHLLQERIPCIKYKNYYKGKNHLLITNLPEDVHSYTEQDVVDLIKPFGMASFDENIYIIPQTKMAFVRMTDAFNARDTKKASKGKRLTLGASRLKLHVDILRIDLPMLPAGFYQTVMKMMCCPVTQFASRTVFIKSISLGDAASLREALRKINGVQNFMPLLNKVFVEFESDCDADRLGVWYFLQDRCPAYQLHRLGTPRSVTAPPPRHPEKAMPDGSAAAVLTFQFGIPQGTTSPFYLPMRSKPYLFVTHSPWFVIPEFLTIREAADIDESARHHSGARPTIMLTGLPEQSYKHEDVARHVRPHMDQKDLRGLNSNVSVLPLQRRAFVHFSEWDACCQFLRSHLKKAVAVHHQELSAHFVLQPMRPEHSEEGRYASLMRLSYSHVGEAESLAERLLCVEISETQKITIQFVLYLVSRHATFVNFLPLANRIFIEMADSAGVTRVLEKSKDFSPLSPKDHDAWRPVQRFESVKCLNLRLRDENVTLSNLGTDGQTEAARPPSAGSASPAVQSADAETPPKGFTSAPPEKERPAQNDGQEVESLIAVHDDISVMAEDGPACASSRGDGETRLPPVCGNIAAALREPDEARPVKEETVLEQEDLSAVSSSAFLFDGEPFNMDDFVTVDEVCDFDDSVAPAEAPSLCEPASLPAEPCSASKRAKASTSPKESKSCTVSSPSSTRATRSSSRRNLSSGSLSESPQKSTRAQSKAKKSNNSCVTVPFSTALEEENFATVPSEECFQVLDSVGEDQKAFSDVADSAWLDVTGGGAPERDDGSPLGSFDKERTRSMPKGEEQDDRGGEKKEMDDADGEQLAESCQTVEGPPSVELDKDVVETSSCSLGKEDAKAAGRDAEEEEEEGEEEGGAAAYQVIDSVEEQPASIEEEHNVPEASKSRVASTSRARTPAKKQALAAAAAAHPEPEEYLVVDALQVDRSSGAPAASRRRSTRGKTQEKRTQTLVKDEDVTFHVIDSVEEEPKVTTRGKRGRPPKTDTPSEDRVPLAKRTSPAGSSHQTAKEEPPMKTKAVVEQEPTCQVQNQEKVPAAPKGKGRKGRTRKEVKRRKMEETDKGGDEEDVTMFKILDSVEDETGQDLPSAEHTQNGSEKKDLTDDVSLEDEDEVTYQVVDSLEEEAGVTEVSGPVKPEEGQTRFAARSDHKLESGMKEPEETETETETPQRPPLTPTRARKDQTLPLATGTLTLDQVSDEEEGFFDDVAVKEQEQEREDDGELVGVIRLLTEETGEERAEGELALVTLDEIALEHEEASGQRQTEDRLNPETLLTLDETGDDDEEEEAAKKGKAAQTSHAAECKRSDDAADNATMVTLDHVGHVEEDIFRCAVEKRHNLTSERISTGTNQDGTEAAASPGVQSQEEKKEATAVRGSQQKLGKGKRIAELTLTAAKRSRSESPCGTPAFGLPAFKPNNPLGTEFIVPKSGYFCDLCSVFYLKESTAKEVHCSSKRHYDNLKKYYHECEEDSRASTQGFVSD from the exons ATGTCCCGTCCCCAATACAACCCTTACGCGCCTGAACCAAGGGATGCCGAGAGAGACACCCGTACGACGTCTACTCTCGTAGGACTGGGACCCGGCCTCGGCACTACTGCCGGTGGCTCGCGGGGTTCCGGCAGCATGGCGATCCCCTCGTTGGTGCCTAATTATCGGCCCAAGCAAAGGGCCAAGACCAATGACGACATCCAGACTTTGGCTCAAGTCGGTCCCGGGCGAGAGTTGCTCTCCCCAGGTGCGGCGGCGAACTCttaccaaaacagcagcagacGCTCGGACGGTGGCGGTAGCTCCTTCAATTGCTTGTCTAGCTACGACCAAGCCACCGCTGACGACACTTCTGCTTTTTATCATCCCTTGACATTGCCGGGGCGTTCGTCGTTTAGTGCCTCCGGTGAGGAAGATCGCGACCTCCGCTCAATTTCAGGTCATCATTACGACAAACGCAACGTGGCGCAATCTTCTGAGCCCGCTCAACCCAAATTTACCTCTGAGACGGCAGCGAACATCCTGGGGCACTTTGGACTTGAAAAGGATGACTTGGAACATCTTATCTCCTATCCTGAAGACCAGATCACCCCTGCTAACTTGCCTTTTATCTTGCGCCAAATCCGGATTCAAAAGTCCAAGAAAGGTCAGTCCAAACCCATCCCTGAGCCTGCTCCCGCCCGCGGGGACAATTGGGGAAGTCCTGGACTGGGAGGGATTAAGCGAGAGGACAAGCCGTCTACTCTCCTCCAGTCGAGTACAATCATCGACTACGGGCATACGAGCAAATACGCTGGCAGGGTGGAGGTTAATTTTGAGAGCAGAGCTGAAAGAGCCGAGGGTGACAATCAGATGACTGTGGACAGTTTGGGCAGAAGAAGCGGCGGTCAAGAACTCGTGCAGCAGGCGGGAAGAAGCCCCAGCCTGGTGCCTTCTTCCCTGGATCAGCAGGCAAGTTCCAGCTCTTTCTTCACCTCCAATCTGACATCTGCCACTCCCAAAATTCCCACCAAACAAGCGCCAAGTAGTGCTCAGTCAATGTTCCCCTCTTTCCCTCTGCTGGCGAAAGACATAGATGGCAAAGACGTCAAATCTCAAGCCCCAAACCCCCCGTATACCTTTGACCGAGTGCAGGCTGCGCCTAAGCCCACCGTGAAACAACATCGTGGCGTCCATTGCAGCAGACCTGGCCTCGTGGTCCTCGGATCGTATGACTACACCGGCGGCACTGATGACCAATTTAACAGTCAATCGTCTGCTATGACAGAGATGTCCCTAAAACAGCGTAAGCCAACTCAGCAGCAGAATATCAAGACAGGGCAGCAGCAAAAGCAGGAGTCCACGCGGAAGCCACCGCAAgtaaagaagcagcagcagcagcagcagcaggcacCGAAGACCCCACTGAAGCCGCAGCCGGCCAACCCGACGCCGCGGCCGGCCGTGACCGAGGCCTTGCTGCCGACGCCCCCCCAGCTCACACAGATGACGTGGCAGCAAGGTTTCACCGCGGCGCAGGATTTTCACCCCATCCCGCCCACTTTTCCCAGCTTCTCGAGCAGGCCTGCACTTCCGTCGTTCGCCTCGCATCTGCGTACCGGCGCCCCGTGTCTCCCGCAACCCCAGGCGCAGATGTCCGCGTCCACGGATTTGCAGACGACAGCCATGATGCTGGACTATGTGGCGGCCACGCCCAGAGTCTTTCCACACACGTGTTCTCTGTGTAAAAAACGGTGTGCCCTGATGAAG GACTGGCTTGATCACCAGAACTCCACCCTTCACCTTGAGAGCTGCAAAGTCTTTTCCAAGAA ATATCCACAATGGGATGCAGAGGGGTCGAATTTCCTCAAGGATAAAGAAGAAAGGAAGTCTGCGCTCACCCCACAATCTCCGAGTCAGAAGCCCCTACGAAGCGATTGTTCATCTTCCCGCCGCCGACGCAGCAGCAGCTCAGACCCTGTAAgagagaaaaggaggaggacTCGATCCCGCTCGCCGCACAGTTCCAGATACAGACGCAG GTCTCGTTCCCACTCCTCAAGCTCGTCTGACTACGGTCGCTCACACCCGAGAAGTTACGAGAGGCGCCCCGTGCGCCGAAGCCAGGATGACCAGCagcagtcgtcgtcgtcggggaGGAGCCGCGAAAGGACCTCGTCGCGCCGGCGGTCCTCGTCGAGAGGCCACGATAAGGGCCCGTCACCGAAGAGAACCCGTGAGAGGCGGTTGCCTTCCAAGAGGAGCCGTGAAGGGAGCAGAGATCCGCCGAATACCCAGCAGACTTCGACCAGGGCAGAGAGCCTTGCAAAGAAACTTCTGGAATCATCAG CTGTCCAGTCTCTGTCAGAAGAGTCTGACATGGAGGCTATGGTTAAAACTCTGGCCCCCGCCTTGTTGGCGGAACTGGCCAAATTGAAGACCGCTCGTTCGAGCTCTTCCAAGGGAACCGCCGCGTCGGCATCCACTGCCGCCTCTGCAGCCAACAAAAAGCCGGTGGGAGCCAAAAGCACCGGCGGCCGACAGAAAACGTCCTCCGAGAAGACCGAG GCGGCCAAAGCTTCCGTCCCGACCATTGTCACACTCGGAGGAGTTCCCAGTTCTCTCTCCTACGGCGACATTGTAGCTGTGGCTGAGCAGTATGGAAAAACCAAATCGGTTGTCCTATTTCGCGCCAGACGCGAG GCGATTGTGTGTTATGAGACCCAGAAGGATGCAGAGAAACTGAGGAAGACCACCAACCTCACGGTGCAAGGTTGGCCAATCTCCATTGTGGAAGATAAG GAGAGTCTCCCCGGGGTGCAGAAGACCCATCCTCAGAA AAATTGCCCGGCTGCGTCCAAAGCCTCCAAGACCCAATTGTCGAAAAGTACCTCTGCCGTGCCTGGCGCTAAAGGCAAAGCCAAGAGTGTCCTGAGCAAACAGACCACCGAGACGGTGAAAAAAGCCGAAACGAGCAAAGTGAAACTACGAGCTGGCGCTGTCAGAAAGAAGGTCAACGCCGCAGTCGAGCAGCACAATGCGGTAGCCGAGACGACAGAACCGGAATTAGCGGAGATGGTGGAAGCTCCGCAGCAAGGTGGGGCTGAAAGCGAGCTGCTGACGGAAGACGTGAGCCGCACGGAAGCGGGCCCTTGTTCAGCAGCTGAGGAGCGGAACCAGCAGGGTACAGCGCCCCAAGTGGAACCTACAGAAGTACCAGTGCCTCTCCAAGGAGACGCGCGCGACGCAGAAGGGACAGCGGAGCAGCAACAAG CCGAGACGCTAACAGATGCGGCTTTTGCGGAGGAGGCAGTGACCCCGTGCGGCTCTGACGCGGCAGTGAAGGACGACGCGGCGGCTCCTCGCCCCCCCAACGCAATTGTGAAGGAGGACGTTATGGCCCCTCACGGCCACGACGCTGCAGTGAAGGAGGACGCGGGGGCCCCTCGCGACTCCGATGCAGCAGTGGAGGAGAACACGGCGGCCCCTAGCGGCCCCGATGCCACGGTGGTGGAGGACGCGGTGGCCCCTAGTGGTTCAGAGGACGCGGTGGCCCCTAGCGGCCCCGACGCCGCAGTGGTGGAGGACGCGGTGGCCCCTAGCGGCCCCGACGCCGCAGTGGTGGAGGACGCGGTGGCCACTAGCGGCCCCGACGCCGCAGTGGTGGAGGACGGGGTGGCCCCCAGCGGCCCCGACGCCGCGGTGGAGGAGGACGGGGTGGCCCCCAGCGGCCCCGACGCCGCGGTGGAGGAGGACGCGGTGGCCCCCAGCGGCCCCGACGCCGCGGTGGCCCCATGCAGTTCTTATGCAGCTGAAACTCTCACCGTTGGAGAGAGGATGAAAGAACATCTGCTTCAGGAGAGAATCC CttgcataaaatacaaaaactactACAAAGGAAAA AACCATTTGTTGATCACCAACCTGCCCGAGGATGTACACAGCTACACCGAGCAGGACGTCGTCGACTTGATCAAGCCGTTTGGAATGGCGTCCTTTGATGAGAACATCTACATTATTcctcaaaccaaaatg GCGTTTGTCCGGATGACAGATGCATTTAATGCGCGCGACACCAAGAAAGCCAGCAAAGGCAAAAGATTAACTCTCGGAGCCTCTCGGCTGAAGTTGCACGTTGACATCCTGCGCATAGACCTCCCGATGCTGCCG GCGGGCTTCTATCAGACTGTGATGAAGATGATGTGTTGT CCGGTGACGCAATTCGCCTCCAGAACCGTATTCATCAAAAGCATTTCGCTGGGTGACGCCGCCAGCCTCCGGGAAGCTTTGAGGAAGATCAACGGTGTCCAAAACTTCATGCCGCTCCTCAACAAG gTCTTTGTAGAATTTGAGTCTGATTGTGATGCCGATCGCTTGGGAGTTTGGTACTTCCTCCAGGACCGGTGTCCTGCCTATCAACTGCACAGGCTGGGCACGCCTCGATCAGTAACTGCACCGC CGCCAAGACATCCTGAGAAAGCCATGCCGGACGGCAGCGCGGCAGCCGTTCTGACCTTTCAGTTTGGCATTCCACAAGGCACCACATCCCCATTTTATCTCCCCATGAGGTCAAAACCTTATCTGTTTGTAACCCATTCCCCGTGGTTTGTCATCCCAG AGTTCCTGACGATCAGAGAAGCCGCCGACATTGACGAGTCCGCGCGTCACCATTCGGGGGCAAGGCCGACGATCATGTTGACGGGTTTGCCCGAACAAAGTTATAAACACGAGGACGTGGCCCGGCACGTGCGGCCACATATGGACCAGAAGGACCTTCGGGGGCTGAACTCCAACGTGAGCGTGCTGCCGCTCCAGAGGAGG GCTTTTGTGCATTTTAGTGAATGGGACGCTTGTTGCCAGTTCCTTCGCAGTCACTTAAAGAAGGCGGTGGCAGTGCACCACCAGGAGCTCTCGGCGCACTTTGTCCTGCAGCCCATGCGTCCGGAACACAGCGAG GAGGGCAGATACGCGTCGCTGATGCGGCTGAGTTACTCG CACGTCGGAGAGGCGGAGTCGCTGGCCGAACGCCTGCTTTGCGTGGAGATCTCCGAGACCCAAAAAATCACCATTCAGTTTGTTCTATATTTGGTCTCGCGTCACGCCACTTTTGTCAACTTCCTCCCTTTGGCCAACCGG ATATTTATCGAGATGGCCGACTCCGCAGGAGTCACGCGTGTGTTGGAAAAATCGAAAGATTTTTCTCCACTTTCTCCGAAAGACCACGATGCTTG GCGTCCAGTTCAACGCTTTGAGAG CGTGAAGTGCTTGAATCTGCGCCTTCGGGACGAGAATGTGACTCTGTCGAATCTCGGGACGGACGGCCAGACCGAGGCCGCGCGTCCGCCGTCGGCGGGCTCGGCGTCTCCCGCCGTTCAGTCAGCTGACGCAGAAACCCCCCCGAAGGGATTCACGTCAGCACCGCCGGAGAAAGAAAGGCCAGCTCAAAATGACGGTCAGGAAGTGGAATCTTTGATCGCTGTCCACGATGACATTTCGGTAATGGCGGAAGATGGGCCAGCGTGCGCGTCATCCCGTGGTGACGGCGAGACCCGACTGCCTCCCGTTTGCGGTAACATTGCCGCAGCCCTACGTGAGCCCGACGAGGCTCGTCCCGTGAAAGAGGAAACCGTGCTG GAGCAAGAAGATCTCTCAGCCGTTTCTTCCAGTGCATTTCTTTTTGACGGGGAGCCCTTCAACATGGACGACTTTGTCACAGTCGATGAAGTGTGCGACTTTGATGACAGCGTGGCCCCCGCCGAGGCCCCCTCCTTATGCGAGCCGGCTTCTCTCCCAGCTGAACCGTGCTCAGCTTCCAAAAGGGCCAAAGCGAGCACCTCCCCCAAAGAGTCTAAGAGCTGCACGGTGTCCTCGCCATCCTCCACCAGGGCGACCAGAAGCTCATCAAGAAGGAACCTCTCTTCTGGGTCTCTGTCCGAGTCCCCTCAAAAGTCCACCAGAGCCCAAAGCAAAGccaaaaaatcaaataattcatGTGTAACGGTGCCATTTTCCACTGCTTTGGAAGAAGAGAATTTTGCGACTGTACCAAGTGAGGAATGTTTTCAGGTCTTGGATAGCGTCGGCGAAGACCAGAAAGCTTTCTCGGATGTTGCCGACAGCGCTTGGCTAGATGTCACGGGAGGCGGTGCTCCGGAGCGGGACGACGGCAGTCCGCTTGGCAGTTTTGACAAAGAGCGGACACGTTCCATGCCAAAAGGTGAAGAGCAGGATGacagaggaggagaaaaaaaagagatggatGACGCGGACGGAGAGCAGCTGGCAGAATCCTGCCAAACAGTCGAGGGTCCACCCTCAGTTGAGCTTGACAAAGACGTTGTAGAGACTTCCAGTTGCTCGCTAGGCAAAGAAGACGCCAAGGCCGCAGGGCGAGatgctgaagaagaagaagaagaaggagaagaagaaggaggcgcCGCAGCATATCAGGTGATTGATTCTGTGGAAGAGCAGCCGGCTTCCATTGAGGAGGAGCACAATGTCCCGGAAGCGTCCAAGAGTCGGGTCGCATCCACGAGTAGAGCCCGGACGCCCGCAAAGAAGCAAgcgctcgccgccgccgccgccgcacacCCTGAGCCCGAGGAGTACCTCGTGGTCGATGCTTTACAAGTCGACCGTTCCTCCGGCGCGCCCGCCGCAAGTCGGAGGCGCAGCACCAGAGGAAAGACTCAAGAGAAAAGGACCCAAACGCTCGTGAAGGACGAGGACGTCACTTTCCACGTTATAGACTCCGTGGAAGAGGAACCCAAGGTCACCACCAGAGGAAAAAGAGGAAGGCCACCGAAGACTGACACGCCGAGCGAGGACAGAGTTCCGCTCGCCAAGAGGACAAGTCCTGCTGGAAGTTCACATCAAACCGCCAAGGAGGAACCACCAATGAAGACTAAGGCCGTCGTCGAACAGGAGCCCACGTGTCAGGTCCAGAATCAGGAGAAGGTTCCTGCGGCCCCAAAAGGAAAGGGAAGAAAGGGAAGAACTAGGAAAGAGgtgaaaaggagaaaaatggaagaaactgaCAAAGGTGGCGATGAAGAAGACGTCACCATGTTCAAGATCCTGGACTCAGTGGAGGACGAGACGGGCCAGGATCTACCGTCTGCTGAGCACACGCAGAACGGTTCAGAAAAGAAAGACCTGACCGACGACGTAAGTCTTGAGGATGAGGACGAAGTGACGTATCAAGTGGTTGATTCTTTGGAAGAAGAGGCCGGCGTCACAGAAGTTTCTGGTCCGGTGAAGCCGGAAGAAGGACAAACTCGGTTTGCAGCGAGATCAGACCACAAACTGGAGAGTGGCATGAAAGAGCCGGAGGAGACGGAGACGGAGACGGAGACGCCGCAACGCCCGCCTCTAACCCCAACGCGGGCCCGCAAAGACCAAACTTTGCCTCTCGCGACCGGCACGCTCACGCTGGATCAAGTCAGCGACGAAGAGGAGGGCTTCTTTGACGACGTGGCCGTGaaggagcaggagcaggagcgGGAGGATGACGGAGAGCTCGTCGGCGTGATCCGCTTGCTGACGGAGGAGACGGGCGAGGAACGAGCCGAGGGGGAGCTCGCTTTGGTCACTCTGGATGAGATTGCGCTGGAGCACGAGGAGGCGAGCGGGCAGCGACAAACGGAGGATCGTCTCAACCCCGAG